A genomic region of Bradyrhizobium sp. ORS 278 contains the following coding sequences:
- a CDS encoding glutathione peroxidase → MASIYDFTASSLTGEEVPLNRFEGQVLLIVNTASACGFTPQYRGLEALHRAYADRGFAVLGFPCNQFGAQEPGTAAEIGAFCSTKYDVTFPLFAKIDVNGAHAHPLYKFLKGEKTGLLGSAIKWNFTKFLVDRAGHVVSRHAPTTTPEALKKEIEALL, encoded by the coding sequence ATGGCGAGCATCTACGATTTCACCGCATCCTCGCTGACCGGCGAGGAGGTGCCGCTGAACCGCTTCGAGGGCCAGGTGCTCTTGATCGTCAACACCGCCAGCGCCTGCGGTTTCACGCCGCAATATCGCGGCCTCGAGGCGCTGCACCGCGCCTATGCCGACAGGGGCTTTGCCGTGCTCGGATTTCCCTGTAACCAGTTCGGCGCCCAGGAGCCTGGCACGGCCGCGGAGATCGGCGCGTTCTGCTCGACAAAGTACGATGTCACCTTCCCGCTGTTCGCGAAGATCGACGTCAACGGCGCGCACGCGCATCCGCTCTACAAGTTCCTGAAGGGCGAGAAGACCGGCCTGTTGGGCTCGGCGATCAAATGGAATTTCACCAAATTCCTGGTCGATCGCGCTGGCCATGTGGTGTCGCGCCATGCGCCGACCACCACGCCCGAGGCGTTGAAGAAAGAGATCGAGGCACTGCTGTGA
- a CDS encoding FAD-dependent oxidoreductase yields MRATDISAPDYFHKVVDCQWACPAHTPVPEYIRLIAEGRYSDAYMINWKSNVFPGILGRTCDRPCEPACRRGRVEESPVAICRLKRVAADFKDDVQQRMPRPVAKNGCRIALVGGGPASLTVARDLAPLGYHCTVFDADPKPGGMMRSQIPKFRLPDSVIDEETGYVLSLGVDYKAGHRIDSLKALLSDNYDAVFIGSGAPRGRELNIPGRKEAAGNIHLGIDWLSSVSFGHTDKIGKRVIVLGGGNTAMDCCRTARRLGGEDVKVIVRSGFEEMKASPWEKEDALHEDIPILNYLVPVAFKHDNGTLTGVTFQKVKAEYDDKGRRSLVPSGEPDVTYDCDDVLVAVGQENAFPWIEADCGITFDKWHMPVVDPKTFVSTNPKVFFGGDAAFGPKNIIWAVAQGHEAALSIHRLLSGEDVTERPLPEVHVSSQKMGIHEWSYDNDISPEKRFKVPHRDKVVALKDIRTEVELGYDVKLALGEAHRCLNCDVQTVFSNTLCIECDACADICPMDCITFTENGEEADLRSRLKAPSVHPDQSLYVSSDLKTGRVMVKDEDVCLHCGLCAERCPTGAWDMQKYFIETTHAGTACPSKRRSAA; encoded by the coding sequence ATGAGAGCGACTGATATCTCGGCCCCCGACTACTTCCACAAAGTGGTCGATTGCCAATGGGCTTGTCCCGCACACACGCCGGTCCCCGAATACATCCGACTGATCGCCGAGGGTCGCTACAGCGACGCCTACATGATCAATTGGAAGTCGAACGTGTTTCCCGGCATCCTCGGACGCACCTGCGATCGCCCGTGCGAGCCCGCCTGCCGACGCGGACGCGTCGAGGAGAGCCCGGTGGCGATCTGCCGGCTGAAGCGCGTCGCCGCCGACTTCAAGGACGACGTGCAGCAGCGCATGCCGCGGCCGGTCGCGAAGAACGGTTGCCGCATCGCGCTGGTCGGCGGCGGTCCGGCGTCGCTGACTGTCGCGCGCGACCTCGCGCCGCTCGGTTATCATTGTACGGTGTTCGACGCCGATCCCAAGCCGGGCGGCATGATGCGCTCGCAGATTCCCAAATTTCGCCTGCCCGACAGCGTGATCGACGAAGAGACGGGCTACGTGCTCAGCCTCGGCGTCGACTACAAGGCCGGCCATCGCATCGACAGCCTCAAGGCGCTGCTGTCCGACAATTACGACGCCGTGTTCATCGGCTCCGGCGCTCCGCGCGGCCGCGAGCTGAACATTCCCGGCCGCAAGGAAGCCGCAGGAAATATCCATCTCGGCATCGATTGGCTCTCCAGCGTCTCCTTCGGTCACACCGACAAGATCGGCAAGCGCGTGATCGTGCTCGGCGGCGGCAACACCGCAATGGATTGCTGCCGTACCGCGCGCCGGCTCGGCGGCGAGGACGTGAAGGTCATCGTCCGCTCCGGCTTCGAGGAGATGAAGGCGTCTCCTTGGGAGAAAGAGGACGCGCTGCATGAAGATATCCCGATCCTCAACTATCTCGTGCCGGTCGCCTTCAAACACGACAATGGCACGCTCACAGGCGTCACCTTCCAGAAGGTGAAGGCCGAGTATGACGACAAGGGCCGCCGCTCGCTGGTGCCGTCAGGCGAGCCCGACGTGACCTATGACTGCGACGACGTGCTGGTCGCGGTCGGCCAGGAGAATGCCTTCCCCTGGATCGAAGCCGATTGCGGCATCACCTTCGACAAATGGCACATGCCCGTGGTCGATCCGAAAACCTTCGTCTCGACCAACCCAAAAGTGTTCTTCGGCGGCGACGCCGCGTTCGGCCCGAAGAACATCATCTGGGCGGTTGCGCAGGGCCACGAAGCGGCACTGTCGATCCATCGGCTGCTATCCGGCGAGGACGTCACCGAGCGGCCGCTGCCGGAGGTGCATGTCTCCTCGCAGAAGATGGGCATCCACGAATGGAGCTATGACAACGACATCTCGCCGGAGAAGCGCTTCAAGGTGCCGCATCGCGACAAGGTGGTGGCGCTGAAGGACATCCGCACCGAGGTCGAGCTCGGCTATGACGTCAAGCTGGCGCTCGGTGAGGCGCATCGTTGCCTGAACTGCGACGTGCAGACGGTGTTCTCCAACACGCTGTGCATCGAATGCGACGCCTGCGCCGACATCTGCCCGATGGACTGCATCACCTTCACCGAGAATGGCGAGGAGGCCGATCTCAGGTCGCGGCTCAAGGCGCCGTCAGTTCATCCCGACCAGAGCCTCTACGTGTCCTCGGACCTCAAGACCGGGCGCGTGATGGTGAAGGACGAGGACGTCTGCCTCCATTGCGGCCTGTGCGCCGAACGCTGCCCCACAGGTGCGTGGGACATGCAGAAATACTTCATCGAGACGACTCACGCAGGTACCGCATGTCCCAGCAAGCGCCGCTCAGCAGCGTAA
- the pip gene encoding prolyl aminopeptidase — protein sequence MPDAEAGRAAARRNDPFAPLTSEWLDVSGGHQIYVESSGREGGRPAVYLHGGPGSGCQPDHRRLFDPERFHAVLFDQRGAGRSRPSRSRDNNTLPDLIADMEAIRAKFGFERWMVVGGSWGATLALAYAEAHPERVSGLVLRATFLGTRAEVEMAFGETLARFHPSLHRDFLEMLPENERANPCQSYFKRILDPDPAIHGPAARAWHDTERALSEVKPSRTHLDRLAIRSGSALPATPFMEAHYFSHDSFMAPDQLLRGAARLAGIPGIIVQGRYDLLCPPQTSARLADVWRDAEIRVVEAAGHNLYDPGIRDAVMKAICDMATRASAP from the coding sequence ATGCCTGACGCCGAAGCCGGCCGCGCCGCCGCGCGCCGCAACGATCCGTTCGCGCCGCTGACGTCGGAATGGCTCGACGTCTCCGGCGGCCACCAGATCTATGTCGAGAGCAGCGGCCGCGAGGGCGGGCGTCCCGCCGTCTATCTGCACGGCGGCCCCGGGTCCGGCTGCCAGCCGGATCACCGCCGCCTGTTCGATCCGGAGCGCTTCCACGCCGTGCTGTTCGACCAGCGCGGCGCCGGCCGCTCGCGCCCCTCGCGCAGCCGCGACAACAACACCCTGCCCGATCTGATCGCCGACATGGAGGCGATCCGCGCCAAGTTCGGCTTCGAGCGCTGGATGGTCGTCGGCGGCTCCTGGGGCGCAACGCTCGCTCTGGCATATGCCGAAGCGCATCCGGAGCGCGTGAGCGGCCTGGTTCTGCGTGCGACTTTTCTCGGCACACGCGCCGAAGTGGAGATGGCGTTCGGCGAGACGCTGGCGCGCTTCCACCCCTCGCTCCACCGCGACTTCCTGGAGATGCTGCCGGAGAACGAGCGCGCCAATCCGTGCCAATCCTATTTCAAGCGCATCCTCGATCCGGATCCGGCGATCCACGGCCCGGCCGCCCGCGCCTGGCATGACACCGAGCGGGCGCTCTCGGAGGTGAAGCCGTCGCGCACCCATCTCGACCGTCTCGCCATCCGCTCCGGCAGCGCGCTGCCGGCGACGCCGTTCATGGAGGCGCATTACTTCTCGCACGACAGCTTCATGGCGCCCGACCAGCTGCTGCGCGGTGCGGCGAGGCTCGCCGGCATTCCCGGCATCATCGTGCAGGGCCGCTACGACCTGCTCTGCCCGCCCCAGACCTCTGCCCGGCTCGCCGACGTCTGGCGCGACGCCGAAATCCGTGTCGTCGAAGCCGCAGGTCACAATCTTTATGATCCCGGCATCCGCGATGCGGTCATGAAAGCCATCTGCGATATGGCGACGCGCGCGAGCGCGCCTTAA
- a CDS encoding group III truncated hemoglobin — MHSPAPQPDRHPLAVQHPELDDAAIRLLVEMFYGRAREDALIGPIFNRTVEDWDEHIGRISDFWSSMVLKTGRYSGAPMRPHLLLDLHGPHFDRWLQLFEVTARDLFPPELAELFIIRARRIADSFEMGIASTRGDIVQPRHSV, encoded by the coding sequence ATGCACAGCCCCGCGCCTCAGCCTGACCGTCATCCGCTCGCGGTTCAACATCCGGAACTCGACGACGCCGCGATCCGCCTGCTGGTCGAGATGTTCTACGGGCGCGCGCGAGAGGACGCGTTGATCGGGCCGATCTTCAACCGCACTGTCGAGGACTGGGACGAGCATATCGGCCGGATCAGCGATTTCTGGTCGTCGATGGTCCTGAAGACCGGCCGTTACAGCGGCGCGCCGATGCGGCCGCATCTGCTGCTCGACCTCCACGGCCCGCATTTCGACCGCTGGCTGCAGCTGTTCGAGGTGACGGCCAGGGATCTGTTCCCGCCGGAGCTCGCCGAGCTCTTCATCATCCGCGCGCGGCGCATCGCCGACAGTTTCGAGATGGGTATCGCCAGCACGCGCGGCGACATCGTCCAGCCACGTCATTCCGTCTGA
- the pqqC gene encoding pyrroloquinoline-quinone synthase PqqC — MTALSIGRGVTLNNASELEAALRHIGATRYHNHHPFHKLLHSGKLNKGQVQAWALNRYYYQSTIPLKDAMVMTRFRDRATRLEWRHRIEDHDGDVGTEGGIERWIKLTEGLGLDTAYVESTEGILPATRFAVEAYVHFCRDRSPLEAIASSLTELFAPSIHEERISGMLEHYSFVNNDTMSYFKRRLTQAPRDANFALHYVREHATTPEQRAAVCNALIFKTNVLWVQLDALYHAYVEGHIPPGAFVPKEG; from the coding sequence ATGACGGCGCTGTCGATCGGACGCGGCGTCACGTTGAACAATGCGAGCGAATTGGAAGCGGCGCTGCGCCACATCGGCGCCACGCGCTATCACAATCACCATCCGTTTCATAAGCTCTTGCACAGCGGCAAGCTGAACAAGGGCCAGGTGCAGGCCTGGGCGCTGAACCGCTACTACTACCAGTCGACCATCCCGCTGAAGGACGCGATGGTGATGACCCGCTTCCGCGACCGCGCGACGCGGCTGGAATGGCGGCATCGCATCGAGGACCACGACGGTGACGTCGGAACCGAAGGCGGCATCGAGCGCTGGATCAAGCTGACCGAAGGCCTCGGCCTCGACACGGCCTATGTCGAATCCACCGAGGGCATCCTGCCGGCGACGCGCTTCGCGGTGGAGGCCTATGTGCATTTCTGCCGCGACCGCTCACCGCTCGAGGCGATCGCATCGTCGCTGACCGAGCTGTTCGCGCCCAGTATCCACGAGGAGCGTATCTCCGGCATGCTGGAGCACTACAGTTTCGTCAACAACGACACGATGAGTTACTTCAAGCGCCGCCTCACCCAGGCGCCGCGCGACGCCAACTTCGCCCTGCATTACGTCAGGGAGCACGCGACCACGCCGGAGCAGCGCGCCGCAGTGTGCAATGCGCTGATCTTCAAGACCAACGTGCTATGGGTGCAGCTCGACGCGCTGTATCACGCCTATGTGGAGGGCCACATTCCGCCCGGAGCGTTCGTGCCGAAGGAGGGCTGA
- the pqqB gene encoding pyrroloquinoline quinone biosynthesis protein PqqB, with protein sequence MLRLVVLGAAAGGGVPQWNCGCAVCRAARTSHPEICNSQASVAVSADGANWFLINASPDLRQQVTRAPQLHPKPGALRHSPIAGVILTNGEIDAITGLLSMRESSPFSIHAHPKVLAILRSNNIFDVLKEENVKRVPIVIDVPFRPQLQDGGPSGLEITAFAVSGTSAWYLRDKQHPGGSSSTGDTLGLKIEDVDSGQYAYVIAACAGVDHELKTRLKGAPLVLFDGTVWRDDEMIQAGLGNKTGQSMGHIAMSGESGAIKQLSDLGIGRKIFLHINNSNPAWLHASPERQTLEREGWEIPAEGMEIVL encoded by the coding sequence ATGCTTCGCCTCGTCGTCCTGGGCGCCGCCGCGGGCGGCGGAGTCCCGCAGTGGAATTGCGGCTGCGCCGTCTGCCGCGCCGCGCGCACCTCGCATCCCGAGATCTGCAACAGCCAGGCTTCGGTCGCCGTCAGTGCCGATGGCGCGAACTGGTTCCTGATCAACGCCTCGCCCGACCTGCGCCAGCAGGTGACGCGCGCACCGCAGCTGCATCCGAAGCCGGGCGCGCTGCGGCACAGCCCGATCGCCGGCGTGATCCTGACCAATGGCGAGATCGACGCCATCACCGGCCTGCTCTCGATGCGCGAAAGCTCGCCTTTTTCGATCCATGCGCACCCCAAGGTGCTTGCGATCCTCCGCTCCAACAACATTTTCGACGTGCTGAAGGAGGAGAACGTCAAGCGCGTGCCGATCGTGATCGACGTGCCGTTCCGCCCGCAGCTGCAGGACGGCGGGCCATCCGGGCTGGAGATCACGGCCTTCGCGGTGTCCGGCACCAGCGCGTGGTATCTGCGCGACAAGCAGCATCCGGGCGGCAGCTCCTCGACCGGAGACACGCTCGGCTTGAAGATCGAGGATGTCGACAGCGGGCAATATGCCTATGTCATCGCCGCCTGCGCCGGCGTCGACCATGAGCTGAAAACGAGATTGAAAGGCGCGCCGCTGGTGCTGTTCGACGGCACGGTGTGGCGCGACGACGAGATGATCCAAGCCGGACTCGGCAACAAGACCGGGCAGAGCATGGGCCATATCGCGATGTCCGGAGAGAGCGGCGCGATCAAGCAGCTGTCGGACCTCGGGATCGGCAGGAAGATCTTCCTGCACATCAACAACTCCAATCCGGCGTGGCTGCACGCCTCACCCGAGCGGCAAACGTTGGAACGCGAGGGATGGGAAATCCCCGCTGAAGGGATGGAGATCGTGCTGTGA
- the pqqD gene encoding pyrroloquinoline quinone biosynthesis peptide chaperone PqqD, with product MAPRHIQVTETSRVVLPRHTKLKYDETRQVWVILAPERVLAPDEIAVEVLQLCDGARSVAGIIDELAAKYAAPRDVIATDVVAMLQDLADKGFLTEVRETTS from the coding sequence ATGGCCCCGCGTCACATCCAGGTCACCGAAACCAGCCGCGTGGTGCTGCCGCGGCATACCAAGCTGAAGTATGACGAGACGCGGCAGGTCTGGGTGATCCTGGCCCCGGAGCGGGTGCTGGCGCCGGATGAGATCGCGGTCGAGGTGCTCCAGCTGTGCGACGGCGCGCGCAGCGTCGCCGGTATCATCGACGAGCTCGCGGCAAAGTATGCCGCGCCGCGCGACGTCATTGCCACCGATGTCGTCGCCATGCTGCAGGATCTCGCCGACAAGGGCTTTCTCACCGAGGTTCGGGAGACGACATCATGA
- a CDS encoding amidase family protein — MTDLWRLPAADLAALIKSKQVSARDAATAALARLDAVNPAINAVIDHRPEDVLQQAAAIDARLARGEDPGPLAGVPVTIKVNVDQQGYATTNGLNLQKDAIATAHNPVVNNFVKAGAVLLGRTNTPAVSYRWFTSNLIHGHTRNPRDPGITPGGSSGGAGAATAAGIGHIGHGTDIAGSVRYPAYACGIHGLRPTVGRIPAFNTCLPERPIGPQISAVSGPLARTVNDVRIALAAMSARDVRDVWWMPVPLEGPPLPKRVTLCVNPDGLNPVPEVVAALRDAARRLEAAGWTVEEIQDTPPMQEAALLQTRLWLGDGYEAQLAAAEKEGDPGALACLRGNREKVHPFDLSATLARRAALTRQWLLFMEQHPLLLLPVSGMLPFADQLDRKDEESFKQVWHAQLTQIAIPFFSLPGLVVSTGMVGRVPVGVQLVGQRFREDMCLAAGEAIEAGGTPPSPIDPVLG; from the coding sequence ATGACCGATCTCTGGCGCCTGCCGGCTGCCGACCTCGCCGCCCTCATCAAGTCGAAACAGGTCTCCGCCCGCGACGCCGCCACGGCCGCGCTGGCGCGGCTCGATGCGGTGAACCCCGCGATCAACGCGGTCATCGACCATCGTCCCGAGGACGTGCTGCAGCAGGCCGCCGCGATCGATGCGCGTCTGGCGCGCGGCGAGGATCCCGGGCCGCTTGCCGGCGTGCCGGTGACGATCAAGGTCAATGTCGACCAGCAGGGCTACGCCACCACCAACGGCCTCAATCTGCAGAAGGACGCGATCGCGACCGCGCACAACCCCGTCGTGAACAATTTCGTCAAGGCCGGCGCCGTGCTGCTCGGCCGCACCAACACCCCGGCGGTGTCCTATCGCTGGTTCACCAGCAACCTCATCCACGGCCACACCAGGAATCCGCGCGACCCCGGCATCACCCCGGGCGGCTCCTCCGGCGGCGCCGGCGCGGCCACCGCCGCCGGCATCGGCCATATCGGCCACGGCACCGACATCGCCGGCTCCGTCCGCTATCCGGCCTATGCCTGCGGCATCCACGGCCTGCGCCCGACGGTCGGCCGCATCCCCGCCTTCAACACCTGCCTGCCCGAGCGTCCGATCGGCCCGCAGATCAGCGCCGTCTCCGGCCCGCTCGCCCGCACGGTCAACGACGTCAGGATCGCGCTGGCCGCGATGTCGGCGCGCGACGTCCGCGATGTCTGGTGGATGCCGGTGCCGCTGGAGGGCCCGCCCTTGCCGAAGCGCGTCACGCTCTGCGTCAATCCCGACGGCCTCAACCCGGTGCCCGAAGTGGTCGCCGCGCTGCGCGATGCCGCCAGGCGGCTCGAAGCCGCCGGCTGGACCGTCGAGGAGATCCAGGACACGCCGCCGATGCAGGAGGCCGCGCTGCTGCAGACGCGGCTCTGGCTCGGCGACGGCTACGAGGCGCAGCTCGCCGCGGCCGAGAAGGAGGGCGATCCCGGCGCGCTCGCCTGCCTGCGCGGAAACCGTGAGAAGGTGCACCCGTTCGACCTCTCGGCGACGCTCGCACGCCGCGCCGCGCTGACCCGGCAATGGCTCCTGTTCATGGAGCAGCATCCGCTGCTGCTGCTGCCCGTCTCCGGCATGCTGCCCTTCGCCGACCAGCTCGACCGCAAGGACGAGGAGTCGTTCAAGCAGGTCTGGCACGCCCAGCTCACGCAGATCGCGATTCCGTTCTTCAGCCTGCCGGGCCTCGTCGTCTCCACCGGCATGGTCGGCCGCGTCCCCGTCGGCGTCCAGCTCGTCGGCCAGCGGTTTCGCGAGGACATGTGCCTTGCCGCCGGCGAAGCCATCGAGGCCGGCGGCACCCCGCCGTCGCCGATCGATCCGGTGCTAGGCTGA
- a CDS encoding beta-propeller fold lactonase family protein, translating to MIRSGTIMAASFVLAAAATLAPRPGHAETYAYVGNADGNDISVFKFDAATGEMTPVQTAAFVGVEKPGSSTPLAVSPDKKVLISGVRSQPFQAESFAIDAKTGQLSHIGNGPLADSMANIAFDRTGKVLFSASYGGNKVAVNPVQANGVVAAPSQVIPTGLNAHAFLPSPDNRFVFATNLGSDQVLGFAFDAAAGTLTANEALTVKTPEKSGPRHFIFHPNGKFIYLLHELNADLAVYAYDAEKGSWTEQQRTTTLPAGFTGKPWAADLHATPDGQFLYASERGSNTLAAFKIDAASGRLTLIGSVPTETQPRGFAIDPAGRYLAAVGEVSNGMTVYKIDAASGALEKVKSFAVGKKPNWVEFVTLP from the coding sequence ATGATCAGATCGGGCACCATCATGGCCGCATCATTCGTCCTCGCAGCGGCAGCAACGCTGGCGCCGCGCCCGGGCCACGCCGAGACCTACGCCTATGTCGGCAATGCCGACGGCAACGACATCAGCGTCTTCAAGTTCGACGCTGCGACCGGCGAGATGACCCCGGTGCAGACGGCCGCCTTCGTCGGCGTCGAGAAGCCGGGCTCGTCGACCCCGCTCGCGGTCAGCCCGGACAAGAAGGTCCTGATCTCAGGCGTGCGATCGCAGCCGTTCCAGGCCGAGAGCTTCGCCATCGACGCCAAGACCGGCCAGCTCAGCCATATCGGCAACGGGCCGCTCGCCGACAGCATGGCCAACATCGCCTTCGATCGCACCGGCAAGGTGCTGTTCAGCGCCTCCTATGGCGGCAACAAGGTGGCGGTAAATCCGGTGCAGGCGAACGGCGTCGTCGCAGCGCCCAGCCAGGTGATCCCGACCGGCCTGAACGCGCACGCCTTCCTGCCCTCGCCCGACAACCGCTTCGTGTTCGCGACCAATCTCGGCTCCGACCAGGTGCTCGGCTTCGCCTTCGATGCCGCCGCGGGCACGCTGACGGCCAACGAGGCGCTGACGGTGAAAACGCCGGAGAAGTCCGGGCCGCGCCACTTCATCTTCCACCCGAACGGCAAGTTCATCTATCTCCTGCACGAGCTCAACGCCGATCTCGCCGTCTATGCCTATGACGCTGAGAAGGGCAGCTGGACCGAGCAGCAGCGCACCACCACCCTGCCTGCAGGCTTCACCGGCAAGCCCTGGGCGGCGGATCTTCATGCAACGCCTGATGGCCAATTCCTCTACGCCTCCGAGCGCGGCTCCAACACCCTGGCCGCGTTCAAGATCGATGCGGCCAGCGGGCGGCTGACGCTGATCGGCAGCGTGCCGACCGAGACCCAGCCGCGCGGCTTCGCCATCGATCCGGCGGGGCGCTATCTCGCCGCCGTCGGCGAGGTGTCGAACGGCATGACGGTGTACAAGATCGACGCCGCGAGCGGGGCGCTGGAGAAGGTGAAGTCCTTCGCCGTCGGCAAGAAGCCGAACTGGGTCGAGTTCGTCACCCTGCCGTGA
- the pqqA gene encoding pyrroloquinoline quinone precursor peptide PqqA, with protein sequence MAWKAPKIVEVPVGMEINMYACAARK encoded by the coding sequence ATGGCCTGGAAAGCACCGAAGATTGTTGAAGTGCCGGTTGGCATGGAAATCAACATGTACGCCTGCGCCGCCCGCAAATAA
- the pqqE gene encoding pyrroloquinoline quinone biosynthesis protein PqqE — MTELTDTTAQIDSNDGLAVLERRGSVAETFGIPLAVLLELTHRCPLQCPYCSNPLELDRAGQELTTAEWKKVLSELAEIGVLQVHFSGGEPTARKDIVELVAHANDVGLYTNLITSAVLLTRERLKELADAGLCHVQISFQGNEPVVADRVGGYKGGHAKKLEVAKWTRELDLPLTVNAVMHRQNLHQLPDIIQMAVDLDADRLEVANVQYYGWALKNRASLMPTYQQLEETDRLVEEARERLRGTLTIDYVVPDYYALRPKKCMGGWGRQFFNISPSGKVLPCHAAESITGLDFMSVRSNNSIAWIWQNSEAFNRYRGTGWMREPCKSCEFREIDFGGCRCQAFALTGDAANTDPACTLSPLHESIFKQAERDAASGQDRFLYRNFAGGTPESHDA; from the coding sequence ATGACCGAGCTGACAGACACCACTGCGCAGATCGATAGCAATGACGGCCTCGCCGTGCTGGAGCGCCGCGGCTCCGTCGCCGAGACCTTCGGCATTCCGCTCGCCGTGCTGCTCGAGCTCACGCATCGCTGCCCGCTGCAATGCCCCTATTGCTCCAACCCGCTGGAGCTCGACCGCGCCGGCCAGGAGCTGACCACGGCCGAGTGGAAGAAGGTGCTGTCGGAGCTCGCCGAGATCGGCGTGCTGCAGGTGCATTTCTCCGGCGGCGAGCCGACCGCGCGCAAGGACATCGTCGAGCTGGTCGCTCACGCCAATGATGTCGGGCTCTACACCAATCTCATCACCTCGGCCGTGCTGCTGACGCGCGAGCGGCTGAAGGAGCTCGCCGATGCCGGCCTCTGCCACGTGCAGATCAGCTTCCAGGGCAACGAGCCCGTCGTCGCCGACCGCGTCGGCGGCTACAAGGGCGGCCACGCCAAGAAGCTCGAGGTCGCTAAGTGGACTCGCGAACTCGATCTGCCGCTGACGGTGAACGCCGTGATGCACCGGCAGAACCTGCACCAGCTGCCCGACATCATCCAGATGGCGGTCGATCTCGACGCGGACCGGCTGGAGGTCGCCAACGTGCAATATTACGGCTGGGCCTTGAAGAACCGCGCCAGCCTGATGCCGACCTATCAGCAGCTCGAGGAGACCGACCGCCTCGTCGAGGAGGCCCGCGAGCGGCTGAGGGGCACGCTGACGATCGACTATGTCGTGCCGGATTATTATGCGCTGCGGCCGAAGAAGTGCATGGGCGGCTGGGGCCGGCAGTTCTTCAACATCTCGCCGTCCGGCAAGGTGCTGCCGTGCCACGCGGCCGAGAGCATCACCGGGCTCGACTTCATGTCGGTGCGCTCGAACAACTCGATCGCCTGGATCTGGCAGAATTCCGAAGCCTTCAACCGCTATCGCGGCACCGGCTGGATGAGGGAACCGTGCAAGAGTTGCGAGTTCCGCGAGATCGATTTCGGCGGCTGCCGCTGCCAGGCCTTCGCGCTGACCGGCGACGCCGCCAATACCGATCCCGCCTGCACCCTGTCGCCGCTGCACGAGAGCATCTTCAAGCAGGCCGAGCGCGATGCCGCCTCCGGTCAGGACCGCTTCCTGTATCGCAATTTTGCCGGCGGCACGCCCGAGAGCCACGATGCCTGA
- a CDS encoding DUF4286 family protein: MPIAGKGMLLTSMNIDAAHEADFNRWYDSEHLEERIAIPGFIEARRYVAEQGSPKYLCLYSTETIEVLDSDTYRARLEAPTEWSKAVMAQFKNMIRSVARITISKGAGRGAVLGIIRLRPKPGQDGDLRDALQIELDPRELRGVISMHLLEGDADLSGPAAGVPATSRDADWFILIDGTDSHAIATLMTTRFAAIDGPLATQISAGIYRLMWDLSRADIATN; encoded by the coding sequence ATGCCCATCGCCGGGAAAGGCATGCTGTTGACGTCGATGAACATCGACGCCGCTCACGAGGCCGATTTCAACCGCTGGTATGACAGCGAGCATCTCGAGGAGCGCATCGCGATCCCCGGCTTCATCGAGGCGCGGCGCTATGTCGCCGAGCAGGGCAGCCCGAAATATCTCTGCCTGTATTCGACCGAGACGATCGAGGTGCTCGACAGCGACACCTATCGCGCGCGGCTGGAGGCGCCGACGGAGTGGTCGAAGGCGGTGATGGCGCAGTTCAAGAACATGATCCGCAGTGTTGCGCGCATCACGATCTCGAAAGGCGCCGGCCGCGGCGCCGTGCTCGGCATCATCCGGTTGCGGCCGAAGCCGGGACAGGATGGCGACTTACGCGATGCGCTGCAGATCGAGCTCGATCCGCGCGAGCTCAGAGGCGTGATCTCGATGCACCTGCTCGAAGGCGATGCCGATCTGTCCGGTCCCGCGGCTGGTGTCCCAGCAACCTCACGCGATGCGGACTGGTTCATCCTGATCGACGGCACCGACAGCCACGCGATTGCAACACTGATGACGACACGCTTCGCGGCGATCGATGGACCGCTGGCAACGCAGATTTCCGCCGGGATCTATCGGCTGATGTGGGACCTCAGCCGCGCTGATATCGCGACCAACTAA